Sequence from the Magnetococcales bacterium genome:
GCAGAAAAATGTTCCTCCCTCGCACACCCACATTGACGCCGCCCTGCGCCTACGCCCGGATCATACGGATTACATTCTGCTAAAAGCCGTTGTTTTTCTTGAAGAAGGACGGGAGGACAAGTTCATTGAATGGGTCCACAAGGCCGAGCAGATAAAACCAAATTCGCCTAATATCATTGTAATGAGGGAGGTAATTTCTACCATTGGTGGCGACATGAAACGGGCCTATGATCGCTTGCACCTTCAGGATATTGCCGTGCCCCACCAGTGAGCGCAGGCATCTTCAGGACCTGATTGAGTGCCCCACAACAGGCATCTTCAGGACCTGATTGAGTGCCCCACAAGCAGAAATGAACACGATATCCAGATGGAAATCCATTCTGAAATCAGCCTGTTTCATGGACGGGAGCCGATGCAGACCAGGTGGGATCGTTTGTGCCTGGGGATTAAACAGTTTTCCAGTCTGATTTCATGCATGGGAGCCGATGCAGACCAGGTGGGGTCGTTTGTGCCTGGGATTGAACAAAGCACGCAGGCGTCCGTAGAGGCCAAACGGGTCCGCAGTCACATATTTCAGATTGAGTTCCAATACCCTGAGATTGACAAAGCCGTGGGCCGTCATGACCTCTCGCAGCGCGTCAGCATCCCAACGCCTTAAATGCTGCCATTTATGAAAAACAGCCCCACACTCGGGACAGAAGGTCGTGCTGTCAGCCAGATTTTCCTTGTTGGGAGTGGTGAGGACCACCTGACCGCCCGGCTTCAAGATCCGTTTGAATTCAGTCAGCATGGCGCTTAATTGTTCCGCCGTGACGTGTTCGATCACTTCGACAGCAATGACTACATCCATGCTGGCCGCAGCCAGGGAAGAAGGCAGCTCCCTGACCGCCGTGACCGACTGCAACTGGGGAGTTCCGGCAAAATCATGTTGCAGTTGCCGGATACTTTTTTCGGAAAAATCCAGGGCGTGATACCGGCAATCCAGCTTGCGGGCAATAACATGCCTGAACAGATTGCCCGGTCCACTGCCAAAATCGAGAATGGCACGCTTGTGCAGGGAAACGTGGCGTTGCAGTAAATTGAGCAGATGTCCCCCATGCGTCAGGGCAAAATATTGCTGATTGAAGGGTGCATGGCGGGCATAAAAATCCCACAGGCGAGCGGTGGTGTCGGCATCCCAGACCAGGTGATGTTCAAGGGGAGGCATCTGTTATAATTTCCTGAATGTCTTCAATCG
This genomic interval carries:
- a CDS encoding class I SAM-dependent methyltransferase, whose translation is MPPLEHHLVWDADTTARLWDFYARHAPFNQQYFALTHGGHLLNLLQRHVSLHKRAILDFGSGPGNLFRHVIARKLDCRYHALDFSEKSIRQLQHDFAGTPQLQSVTAVRELPSSLAAASMDVVIAVEVIEHVTAEQLSAMLTEFKRILKPGGQVVLTTPNKENLADSTTFCPECGAVFHKWQHLRRWDADALREVMTAHGFVNLRVLELNLKYVTADPFGLYGRLRALFNPRHKRPHLVCIGSHA